In Deltaproteobacteria bacterium, the following are encoded in one genomic region:
- a CDS encoding protein kinase, with the protein MHASIPSPAERSCPDPNEVVALLEGQLSAARMVSLDGHVDHCGACRALVGELARELGSLRRRAGSRATTVSGPAVAASEMVWSGPWPSPWPTQPDPALALALAAELPPEPGWAIAAGTRVDGYRVMRPLGRGGMGEVYLARDVQLGRKVALKFIHPGRFSSERALERFRFEAQTTARFSHPNVVTIHAVGLHEGRPYLALEYIEGQTLSERLKGGRVSVTEALRIALAVAEVLEQAHRMQILHLDLKPSNVMLARDGRIRLLDFGLARTALYDESGDGLEAEVASFPRVRLPADRGFVEGTPPYMAPEQWRGEPVSAASDLWALGVLLYELLAGHHPYRGTPLGKLAQAVTGAERVPELPRVAGVGAEAGHLVAQCLAKQPARRLNAQELARELGALLARQGPVLDETEPPFRGLSPFDERHQRYFFGREEEVADLLERLRDQPRIAVVGPSGAGKSSLVQAGVVPRLRRLGPWTVVRLRPGPDPFLALAARLRRAASGRRDEAFVALTADEGERRSVASEEAAQVLRWIAEPRRLALDLQELAEETGTRVLLVIDQLEELCTLVPDERVRRRFVEALAVAADDYQDPVRLLVTVRDDFVYRVVEGVEAADPLGQLLLVRGPSRAAMRQMVTRPLELVGYRYDDERLPAAMVDAVVGDAASLPLLQFTVRLLWEGRDAERRLLRRETYEAIGGVGGGLARHADGVLDGLSAAQLELARQLLLRLVTPSGTRRLLGRRALLDGLAAGGDEVLDRLVAARILQSRRGGEAIADDAEVELAHESLIRSWARLSRWIDAQKEELRFLDELGQAAERWAGGGRLEADLLVAARLKEAEGRVHQGMALPERARAYLAASTVREGRRRRRRTGVAAATLLALGLVLATFAYKERQAVRQQRVAEAQRRVADEWRAAAQAQGARAALHLGDHLEARAKLRAALETHDSLLARALHWRLAGQPLVWRRRTNVGIYDLAVIPGEREVATVGLGTTAQLVDLRTQHVKVLRGHRGHVEALAAGLDGRRLYTASDEGEVLEWEVATGRLLRRLVRQAKAIVGLGLVAGGARLVTIAFDGSVRVHAAESGAELGRVASRVPHAAGLAADPTGRWVAIGGRDGRLGLWPLAGGGAPLWLKAHRRAIWNAAFSSDGRRIASSSVDGTVSVFELPSGRLARTFEAHRGAAHGVAFDASGGRLATSGSDGQVRVWRLEDGALERSLTLAGESLVSVAFVGDGRFLVAGTRGEELVVWDLTVRAEPEREGGHQSRVTALALAPHGEWFVTSARDRTLRAWDRASGRQLFSVATPEQVTALVVSPEGTIISGAQDGTIRLWSPGTGALLGTLLGQRGNLRQLRVDAEGRWLVATSIEQTAIWDLAARRLSHLLGGPNEGSWVAELVEERGVVVTATGSRQLSLWDLEEGRLLRRLDGAVDSVRYLAVGEGGRSVFTAGWDGTLRRWDLATGRTTLFGRQPGRLTGLVRLAQGEWATAGLDAEVRLWDPRGRVRLVRRHGGLSASAMAVSRDGRTLLTGHEDGAVRGWEVATGRPLWQAPILWTAQGALLTHAGWRDVPGRTGPRDRRLLERVGRGAEMADEEETEGGLCVMRHDGGLARFARGGGLELERAGLGARAVVSVRGGCVTLGDEGAVLHPVVGASRVLVPKARWASSAGGELLVMGERRLFAFASDGRARWSLAVGPGVTAAVRVDDELYLGYADGSVEGVGLDGAARPGTRAFQDPSPTPVTRLVRGPRGILIAGYAGGSLALWTRADGALLRRVALRGRVQHLAVRDGWLVAATQAGDHVALTLHPLVMPYCQVLEEVWRRSPVTWHEGRVAVQPPPARHACARRSLQRRREPNP; encoded by the coding sequence GTGCACGCGTCGATCCCCAGCCCAGCCGAGCGCTCCTGTCCCGATCCGAACGAGGTGGTCGCCCTCCTCGAGGGGCAGCTCTCGGCCGCGCGCATGGTCTCCCTGGACGGGCATGTGGACCACTGCGGCGCGTGTCGCGCGCTGGTGGGCGAGCTCGCGCGCGAGCTCGGATCGCTGCGCCGCCGGGCCGGGTCGCGGGCCACGACGGTCTCGGGGCCCGCCGTCGCGGCCAGCGAGATGGTGTGGTCTGGGCCCTGGCCCAGTCCGTGGCCGACCCAGCCGGACCCCGCGCTGGCGCTGGCTCTCGCGGCGGAGCTGCCCCCCGAGCCGGGGTGGGCCATCGCCGCCGGGACGCGCGTCGACGGCTACCGGGTGATGCGCCCGCTCGGGCGCGGCGGCATGGGCGAGGTCTATCTCGCGCGCGACGTGCAGCTCGGGCGCAAGGTGGCGCTGAAGTTCATCCACCCCGGCAGGTTCAGCTCGGAGCGGGCCCTCGAGCGTTTTCGCTTCGAGGCGCAGACCACGGCGCGCTTCAGCCACCCGAACGTGGTGACGATCCACGCCGTCGGGCTGCACGAGGGGCGGCCCTACCTTGCGCTCGAATACATCGAGGGGCAGACGCTGTCGGAGCGGCTGAAGGGCGGGCGCGTGAGCGTGACCGAGGCGCTGCGCATCGCGCTCGCGGTAGCCGAGGTGCTCGAGCAGGCCCACCGCATGCAGATCCTGCACCTCGATCTGAAGCCGTCGAACGTGATGCTGGCGCGGGACGGGCGCATCCGCCTGCTCGACTTCGGCCTGGCGCGCACGGCGCTCTACGACGAATCGGGGGATGGGCTCGAGGCGGAGGTGGCCTCGTTTCCTCGGGTGCGCCTGCCGGCGGACCGCGGCTTCGTCGAAGGAACGCCCCCCTACATGGCCCCCGAGCAGTGGCGCGGCGAACCCGTCAGCGCGGCGAGCGACCTCTGGGCCCTCGGTGTGCTGCTTTACGAGCTCCTCGCCGGACACCATCCGTATCGCGGCACGCCGCTCGGCAAGCTGGCGCAGGCCGTGACCGGCGCGGAGCGCGTCCCCGAGCTGCCTCGGGTGGCGGGCGTCGGAGCGGAGGCCGGTCACCTCGTAGCGCAGTGCCTGGCGAAGCAGCCGGCCCGGCGCCTGAACGCCCAGGAGCTCGCGCGCGAGCTGGGCGCGCTGCTGGCGCGGCAGGGCCCCGTGCTCGACGAGACCGAGCCGCCGTTTCGCGGGTTATCCCCCTTCGACGAGCGGCACCAGCGCTACTTCTTCGGCCGCGAGGAGGAGGTGGCCGACCTCCTCGAGCGGCTGCGGGATCAGCCGCGCATCGCCGTCGTCGGACCGTCGGGGGCCGGCAAGAGCTCGCTCGTCCAGGCGGGGGTCGTCCCGCGGCTACGACGGCTCGGGCCGTGGACGGTGGTGCGGTTGCGTCCTGGCCCGGACCCCTTTCTCGCGCTGGCGGCAAGACTGCGGCGCGCGGCGTCGGGGCGCCGTGACGAGGCCTTCGTGGCGCTGACCGCCGACGAGGGGGAGCGACGAAGCGTGGCGAGCGAGGAGGCGGCGCAGGTGCTGCGCTGGATCGCCGAGCCCAGGCGGCTCGCGCTCGACCTGCAGGAGCTCGCCGAGGAGACCGGCACGCGGGTCCTGCTGGTGATCGATCAGCTCGAGGAGCTTTGTACGCTCGTGCCCGACGAGCGGGTGCGGCGCCGCTTCGTGGAGGCGCTGGCCGTGGCGGCCGACGACTACCAGGACCCGGTGCGCCTGCTCGTGACCGTGCGGGACGACTTCGTCTACCGCGTCGTGGAAGGCGTGGAGGCGGCCGATCCGCTGGGCCAGCTCCTGCTCGTGCGCGGGCCCTCGCGCGCGGCGATGCGGCAGATGGTGACGCGTCCGCTCGAGCTCGTGGGCTACCGCTACGACGACGAGCGCCTGCCGGCGGCGATGGTCGACGCGGTGGTCGGCGACGCGGCGAGTCTGCCCCTGCTGCAGTTCACGGTGCGGCTTCTCTGGGAGGGGCGCGACGCTGAGCGCCGGCTCCTGCGGCGCGAGACCTACGAGGCCATCGGAGGCGTGGGGGGCGGGCTCGCGCGCCACGCGGACGGGGTGCTGGACGGGCTCTCGGCGGCGCAGCTCGAGCTGGCGCGACAGCTCCTCTTGCGGCTCGTGACGCCGAGCGGGACGCGCCGGCTCCTCGGGCGTCGCGCGCTGCTCGACGGACTCGCAGCGGGCGGCGACGAGGTGCTGGACCGCCTGGTGGCCGCACGCATCCTGCAGAGCCGGCGCGGCGGAGAGGCGATCGCCGACGACGCGGAGGTCGAGCTCGCGCACGAGTCGCTCATCCGGAGCTGGGCGCGCCTCTCGCGCTGGATCGACGCGCAAAAGGAGGAGCTGCGCTTCCTGGACGAGCTCGGGCAGGCGGCGGAGCGCTGGGCCGGCGGTGGGCGCCTCGAGGCCGACCTGCTCGTCGCGGCGCGGTTGAAGGAGGCCGAGGGGCGCGTGCACCAAGGGATGGCGCTGCCCGAACGCGCGCGGGCCTACCTCGCCGCCTCGACGGTGCGCGAGGGCCGGCGGCGGCGGCGACGCACGGGGGTGGCGGCGGCCACGTTGCTCGCCCTCGGGCTCGTCCTTGCGACCTTCGCCTACAAGGAGCGTCAGGCGGTGCGGCAGCAGCGGGTCGCGGAGGCGCAGCGGCGCGTGGCCGACGAGTGGCGGGCGGCGGCGCAGGCGCAGGGGGCGCGGGCGGCGCTGCACCTCGGCGACCATCTCGAGGCGCGGGCCAAGCTGCGGGCGGCGCTCGAGACGCACGATTCGCTCCTCGCGCGGGCGTTGCACTGGCGCCTGGCCGGACAGCCGCTCGTCTGGCGGCGGCGCACGAACGTCGGCATCTACGATCTGGCGGTGATCCCCGGGGAGCGCGAGGTGGCGACGGTCGGCCTCGGGACGACGGCGCAGCTCGTGGACCTGCGCACGCAGCACGTGAAGGTGCTCCGCGGCCACCGCGGTCACGTCGAGGCGCTCGCGGCCGGGCTCGACGGGCGACGGCTCTACACCGCCTCCGACGAGGGGGAGGTCCTCGAATGGGAGGTGGCGACCGGGAGGCTCTTGCGGCGCCTCGTGCGCCAGGCCAAGGCCATCGTCGGGCTCGGGCTCGTCGCGGGGGGAGCGCGGCTCGTGACCATCGCGTTCGACGGGAGCGTGCGCGTCCACGCGGCGGAGAGCGGGGCGGAGCTCGGCCGGGTGGCCTCGAGGGTGCCGCACGCCGCGGGGCTGGCGGCCGACCCGACCGGGCGCTGGGTGGCGATCGGCGGGCGCGACGGACGCCTCGGGCTCTGGCCGCTTGCTGGCGGAGGCGCGCCTCTGTGGCTGAAGGCGCATCGTCGTGCGATCTGGAACGCGGCCTTCAGCTCCGACGGGCGACGGATCGCTTCGTCGTCGGTGGATGGAACGGTGAGCGTCTTCGAGCTGCCGAGCGGACGGCTCGCGCGCACCTTCGAGGCGCATCGCGGCGCGGCGCACGGGGTGGCCTTCGACGCGAGCGGCGGACGGCTCGCCACGTCGGGGAGCGACGGCCAGGTGCGCGTCTGGCGGCTCGAGGACGGTGCGCTCGAGCGGAGCCTGACCCTCGCCGGGGAGAGCCTGGTCTCGGTGGCTTTCGTCGGGGATGGGCGCTTCCTCGTGGCGGGGACGCGCGGCGAGGAGCTCGTGGTCTGGGACCTCACGGTGCGCGCGGAGCCCGAGCGAGAAGGCGGCCACCAGAGCCGCGTCACGGCTCTGGCGCTCGCGCCGCACGGGGAGTGGTTCGTGACGAGCGCGCGCGACCGCACGCTTAGGGCCTGGGATCGCGCGAGCGGGCGTCAGCTCTTCAGCGTGGCGACACCCGAGCAGGTGACGGCGCTCGTGGTGAGTCCGGAGGGGACGATCATCTCGGGGGCGCAGGATGGGACGATCCGCCTCTGGTCCCCCGGGACGGGGGCGCTCCTCGGGACGCTGCTCGGCCAGCGCGGAAATCTCCGCCAGCTCCGCGTCGATGCGGAGGGACGCTGGCTCGTGGCCACGAGCATCGAGCAGACCGCTATCTGGGACCTCGCGGCGCGCCGCCTCTCGCACCTGCTCGGCGGGCCGAACGAGGGGTCCTGGGTCGCGGAGCTCGTCGAGGAGCGAGGGGTCGTGGTCACGGCGACGGGGTCGCGGCAGCTCAGCCTGTGGGATCTCGAGGAGGGCCGCCTGCTGCGCCGGCTCGACGGGGCGGTGGACAGCGTGCGTTACCTCGCGGTCGGGGAGGGGGGGCGGAGCGTCTTCACGGCCGGGTGGGACGGAACGCTCCGGCGCTGGGACCTCGCGACGGGACGGACGACGCTCTTCGGCCGGCAGCCCGGGAGGCTCACGGGGCTCGTACGCCTGGCGCAGGGGGAGTGGGCCACGGCCGGCCTGGACGCCGAGGTGCGCCTCTGGGACCCACGGGGTCGCGTGCGGCTCGTGCGGCGGCACGGCGGGCTCTCGGCGAGCGCGATGGCGGTGAGCCGGGATGGCCGGACGCTCCTCACGGGACACGAGGACGGCGCGGTGCGCGGGTGGGAGGTCGCCACGGGGCGGCCGCTCTGGCAGGCGCCGATCCTCTGGACGGCGCAGGGTGCGTTGCTCACGCACGCGGGGTGGCGCGACGTGCCGGGCAGGACGGGCCCGCGCGATCGGAGGCTCCTCGAGCGCGTGGGGCGCGGCGCCGAGATGGCCGACGAGGAGGAGACCGAGGGCGGACTCTGCGTGATGCGGCACGACGGGGGTCTCGCCCGCTTCGCGCGGGGGGGCGGCCTCGAGCTCGAGCGCGCGGGGCTCGGGGCGCGAGCCGTCGTCAGCGTGCGCGGGGGCTGCGTGACGCTCGGCGACGAGGGGGCCGTCCTGCATCCGGTGGTCGGCGCGTCGCGCGTGCTCGTCCCCAAGGCGCGATGGGCCAGCAGCGCGGGGGGAGAGCTCCTCGTGATGGGGGAGCGACGCCTCTTCGCCTTCGCGAGCGACGGCCGGGCGCGCTGGTCGCTCGCGGTGGGCCCCGGAGTCACGGCCGCCGTGCGTGTCGACGACGAGCTCTATCTCGGCTACGCCGACGGCAGCGTGGAGGGGGTGGGCCTGGACGGCGCCGCGCGGCCCGGTACGCGCGCCTTTCAGGACCCCTCTCCGACGCCGGTCACGCGGCTCGTGCGCGGACCCCGGGGGATTCTCATCGCCGGCTACGCGGGAGGGAGCCTCGCGCTCTGGACGCGGGCCGACGGAGCGCTTCTGCGTCGGGTCGCGCTGCGCGGTCGCGTCCAGCACCTCGCCGTGCGGGACGGGTGGCTCGTCGCCGCGACGCAGGCCGGAGACCACGTGGCCCTCACGCTGCACCCGCTCGTGATGCCCTATTGCCAGGTCCTCGAGGAGGTGTGGCGGCGAAGTCCCGTCACCTGGCACGAGGGCCGGGTCGCGGTCCAGCCCCCGCCGGCGCGGCACGCGTGCGCACGGCGCTCCCTTCAACGACGTCGAGAGCCCAATCCATGA
- a CDS encoding transcriptional regulator, whose protein sequence is MICADDTPTVTRASRPLPSSLTRRFVAGLFAGEGSVIDGPASSQLERHLESLVRAAEAAHPSFAFSRDLFVDALARRARAEADPLELLSQLRAADLYLVCAWLHGDAAALGPVDALICDEARHAVQRLRNARVAVDELTQELRELLLVSRPDQPAPLANYSGRGQLRSWIRVLAFRTALRSARRRVEDPAPVEALLDALPEDPVSPELRYLKQTYRVQFREALHGALGELDGRQRNLLRFQLLDGLSIDDLGAMYRVHRATAARWLVQARHKLLEGTRDRLMATLRVGPQEFESIMRLLHSQLDVSLERFLGPDGDGAGERRDGFSRELDGPSRG, encoded by the coding sequence ATGATCTGCGCTGACGACACACCGACCGTCACGCGGGCTTCGCGCCCGCTCCCTTCGTCGCTCACGCGGCGCTTCGTCGCTGGGCTCTTCGCCGGCGAAGGCTCGGTGATCGACGGGCCGGCCTCTTCGCAGCTCGAGCGCCACCTGGAGAGCCTGGTTCGCGCGGCCGAGGCGGCGCATCCCTCCTTCGCGTTCAGTCGCGACCTGTTCGTAGACGCTCTGGCGCGGCGCGCGCGCGCGGAGGCGGACCCCCTCGAGCTCCTGTCGCAGCTTCGCGCGGCCGATCTCTACCTGGTGTGCGCGTGGCTGCACGGCGACGCGGCGGCTCTGGGGCCCGTGGATGCGCTCATCTGCGACGAGGCGCGGCACGCGGTGCAGCGGCTGCGCAACGCGCGGGTCGCGGTGGACGAGCTGACGCAGGAGCTGCGCGAGCTGCTCTTGGTTTCGCGACCGGACCAGCCGGCGCCGCTCGCGAACTACTCGGGGCGAGGCCAGCTGCGGAGCTGGATCCGGGTGCTCGCCTTTCGCACCGCGCTGCGTAGCGCGCGACGGCGCGTCGAGGACCCGGCGCCCGTCGAGGCGCTGCTCGACGCGCTCCCCGAGGACCCCGTGAGTCCCGAGCTGCGCTACCTGAAGCAGACCTATCGGGTGCAGTTTCGCGAGGCGCTCCACGGCGCGCTCGGCGAGCTCGACGGGCGGCAACGCAATCTGCTGCGCTTCCAGCTGCTCGACGGCTTGAGCATCGACGACCTCGGCGCGATGTATCGCGTGCACCGGGCCACCGCGGCGCGCTGGCTCGTGCAGGCCCGCCACAAGCTGCTCGAGGGGACGCGGGATCGGCTGATGGCCACCTTGCGCGTCGGGCCGCAGGAGTTCGAGAGCATCATGCGCCTGCTCCACAGTCAGCTGGACGTGAGCCTCGAGCGCTTCCTTGGTCCGGACGGCGACGGAGCGGGGGAGCGGCGCGACGGCTTCTCTCGCGAATTGGACGGACCTTCGCGCGGGTAA